Proteins encoded in a region of the Streptomyces sp. PCS3-D2 genome:
- a CDS encoding EF-hand domain-containing protein: protein MTNDLLDRKLERAFTHLDADRSGVIDADDIIALGSRLLTALAEPADSPRAALVMGGLADFWQDLFTELDLDRDGKVTPEEYKLGMTRLYAQGGPAYDRSFRPMMRALLTIVDTDGDGRISPEEFHRAQEAFDTNLSPAHTEALFRRIDADGDGTLTVDELLGAVRDYYTGEDEDAPGNLLFGEF, encoded by the coding sequence ATGACGAACGACCTGCTCGACCGCAAGCTGGAGCGCGCCTTCACGCACCTGGACGCCGACCGGAGCGGGGTGATCGACGCCGACGACATCATCGCGCTCGGCTCCCGGCTGCTGACCGCCCTCGCGGAGCCGGCCGACTCGCCGAGGGCCGCCCTCGTGATGGGCGGGCTGGCCGACTTCTGGCAGGACCTCTTCACCGAGCTGGACCTGGACCGCGACGGCAAGGTCACGCCCGAGGAGTACAAGCTGGGCATGACCCGGCTGTACGCGCAGGGCGGGCCGGCCTACGACCGCTCCTTCCGCCCGATGATGCGGGCGCTCCTCACGATCGTGGACACCGACGGCGACGGGCGCATCAGCCCGGAGGAGTTCCACCGGGCGCAGGAGGCCTTCGACACGAACCTGAGCCCCGCCCACACCGAGGCGCTGTTCCGGCGGATCGACGCGGACGGGGACGGCACCCTGACCGTGGACGAACTCCTCGGCGCGGTACGGGACTACTACACCGGCGAGGACGAGGACGCCCCGGGGAACCTGCTGTTCGGCGAGTTCTGA
- a CDS encoding S28 family serine protease, which yields MRKTLGWLLSLVVLIGTMGAAGSTAQAATAAGPAAAADIKDQILGIPGMSLIEEKPYPGYRFFVLNYEQPVDHRQPWKGTFTQRLTLLHKDVSRPSVFFTSGYNVSTNPRRSEPTAIIDGNQVSMEYRFFTPSRPAPADWANLDIWQAASDQHRIFTALKKIYKKNWLATGGSKGGMTATYYERFYPHDMDGVVAYVAPNDVVDQQDSAYDRFFAKVGTKECRDRLNALQREALVRREPLEARYAAAAAENGWTFTTVGSLDRAYEAVVLDYVWAFWQYSLLADCGSIPAAATATDQQIWDSIDAISGFSAYTDQGLETYTPYYYQAGTQLGSPNIKQPHLGNLSRYGYQPPRNFVPRDIPMTFQPGAMADIDRWVRDNAHQMLFVYGQNDPWGAEPFRIGYTARDSYVMIAPGANHGANVAKLMDGEKALATAKILQWAGVAPAAALADPGRAAPLAAPDAELDLRDLEREPQLRP from the coding sequence ATGCGCAAGACGCTCGGATGGCTGCTGTCGCTCGTGGTGCTCATCGGCACCATGGGTGCGGCCGGATCCACGGCTCAGGCGGCCACCGCCGCGGGGCCGGCGGCCGCCGCGGACATCAAGGACCAGATCCTCGGCATTCCCGGGATGAGCCTGATCGAGGAGAAGCCGTACCCCGGCTACCGATTCTTCGTGCTGAACTACGAGCAGCCGGTCGACCACCGGCAGCCGTGGAAGGGCACCTTCACCCAGCGCCTGACCCTGCTGCACAAGGACGTCTCGCGTCCTTCGGTGTTCTTCACCTCCGGCTACAACGTCAGCACCAACCCGCGCCGCAGCGAGCCGACGGCCATCATCGACGGCAACCAGGTGTCCATGGAGTATCGGTTCTTCACGCCCTCCCGGCCCGCCCCGGCCGACTGGGCCAACCTCGACATCTGGCAGGCCGCCAGTGACCAGCACCGCATCTTCACCGCCCTGAAGAAGATCTACAAGAAGAACTGGCTGGCCACGGGCGGCAGCAAGGGCGGCATGACGGCGACGTACTACGAGCGCTTCTACCCGCACGACATGGACGGTGTGGTCGCGTACGTCGCGCCCAACGACGTCGTCGACCAGCAGGACTCGGCCTATGACCGGTTCTTCGCCAAGGTCGGCACCAAGGAGTGCCGCGACAGGCTGAACGCCCTCCAGCGCGAGGCCCTCGTGCGCCGCGAGCCGCTGGAGGCCAGGTACGCGGCGGCCGCCGCCGAGAACGGCTGGACCTTCACCACCGTCGGCAGCCTGGACCGGGCCTACGAGGCCGTCGTGCTCGACTACGTGTGGGCCTTCTGGCAGTACAGCCTGCTGGCCGACTGCGGCTCGATCCCGGCCGCGGCCACCGCCACCGACCAGCAGATCTGGGACTCGATCGACGCGATCTCCGGCTTCTCCGCCTACACCGACCAGGGCCTGGAGACGTACACGCCGTACTACTACCAGGCGGGCACCCAGCTCGGCTCCCCGAACATCAAGCAGCCGCACCTGGGCAACCTGAGCCGCTACGGCTACCAGCCGCCGCGCAACTTCGTGCCCCGCGACATCCCCATGACCTTCCAGCCGGGAGCCATGGCGGACATCGACCGGTGGGTGCGCGACAACGCCCACCAGATGCTGTTCGTGTACGGGCAGAACGACCCGTGGGGCGCCGAGCCGTTCCGCATCGGGTACACGGCGCGCGACAGCTACGTGATGATCGCCCCGGGCGCCAACCACGGCGCGAACGTCGCCAAGCTCATGGACGGCGAGAAGGCCCTGGCCACCGCCAAGATCCTCCAGTGGGCCGGGGTCGCCCCGGCCGCCGCGCTCGCCGATCCGGGCCGGGCGGCACCGCTGGCCGCCCCGGACGCCGAGCTCGACCTGCGCGACCTGGAGCGTGAGCCCCAGCTGCGCCCCTAG
- a CDS encoding glycoside hydrolase family 3 protein, translated as MPNHASRRNLLAAAAAAAATAVGAVAATSGPARTAAVDARNPEEPAGRRPDPARLRHAVDRMSLAEKVGQLFVCRAYGHSATDPDPADAEENRAQFGVRTAAELVSRYHLGGIVYFAWAHNTRTPQQIAALSAGLQQAALTTGSRIPLLLSTDQEHGAVARIGKPATLFPGAMALGASGSAADARRAARIAGAELAAMGIRQDYAPVADVNVNPANPVIGVRSFGSDPQAVAELVAAQVRGYQGAGVAATAKHFPGHGDTETDSHVGLPVMRHTRAAWEELDEPPFRAAVEAGVDAVMTAHIVFPALDPSGDPATLSRPIVTGILRERLGFRGVVVTDALDMAGVRQKYGDDRVPVLALLAGCDQLLNPPDLPLAHRSVMAAVASGELAESRVEESVLRILELKARRGLFDEIRPSAQAVEATVGVRGHLDAADRIAAATTTLLANPGGLVPLDAGAAPRLLVTGTDPVSPTAGTGPPTVVLARELTALGCRAAAVAPARAAAAAPGHAAVLVCTYNVPEEGGTQRTLVADLLATGVPVILVALRNPYDSARLPACAAELATYSWGDAEMRAAARVLTGAARPEGRLPVPVPGRYPLGHGLTLDT; from the coding sequence GTGCCGAACCACGCCTCCCGCCGGAACCTGCTCGCCGCGGCCGCCGCGGCCGCCGCCACGGCCGTGGGGGCGGTCGCCGCCACCTCGGGGCCCGCCCGGACCGCCGCCGTAGACGCCCGCAACCCCGAGGAACCCGCGGGCCGCCGGCCCGACCCGGCCCGGCTGCGACACGCCGTCGACCGCATGAGCCTCGCCGAGAAGGTCGGCCAGCTCTTCGTCTGCCGGGCCTACGGGCATTCCGCGACCGATCCCGACCCGGCCGACGCCGAGGAGAACCGGGCGCAGTTCGGCGTGCGCACCGCCGCCGAGCTGGTGTCCCGCTACCACCTGGGCGGGATCGTCTACTTCGCCTGGGCCCACAACACCCGGACCCCGCAGCAGATCGCGGCGCTCTCGGCTGGCCTCCAGCAGGCCGCCCTCACCACCGGCTCCCGGATCCCGCTGCTGCTCTCCACCGACCAGGAGCACGGTGCCGTCGCCCGTATCGGCAAGCCCGCGACCCTGTTCCCGGGGGCGATGGCCCTCGGCGCCTCCGGTTCCGCCGCCGACGCCCGGCGCGCCGCCCGCATCGCGGGTGCCGAACTCGCCGCCATGGGCATCCGGCAGGACTACGCACCCGTGGCCGACGTCAACGTCAACCCGGCCAATCCGGTCATCGGCGTACGCTCCTTCGGCTCCGACCCGCAGGCCGTGGCGGAGCTGGTGGCGGCCCAGGTGCGCGGCTACCAGGGCGCCGGCGTGGCCGCCACCGCCAAGCACTTCCCCGGTCACGGCGACACCGAGACCGACAGCCATGTCGGGCTGCCGGTCATGCGGCACACCCGCGCCGCCTGGGAGGAGCTGGACGAGCCGCCCTTCCGGGCCGCGGTGGAGGCCGGCGTCGACGCGGTCATGACGGCGCACATCGTCTTCCCCGCGCTGGATCCCTCGGGTGACCCGGCGACCCTCTCCCGGCCGATCGTCACCGGCATCCTGCGCGAACGCCTGGGCTTCCGGGGGGTGGTGGTCACCGACGCCCTGGACATGGCCGGGGTCCGCCAGAAGTACGGCGACGATCGCGTGCCCGTACTGGCTCTCCTGGCGGGCTGTGACCAGCTGCTGAACCCGCCGGACCTGCCGCTGGCCCACCGCAGCGTGATGGCGGCCGTCGCGTCGGGCGAGCTGGCCGAGAGCCGCGTCGAGGAGTCCGTGCTGCGGATCCTGGAGCTGAAGGCCCGTCGGGGCCTGTTCGACGAGATCCGTCCCTCGGCCCAGGCGGTGGAGGCGACCGTCGGCGTGCGCGGGCACCTCGACGCCGCCGACCGGATCGCGGCCGCCACGACGACCCTGCTGGCGAACCCCGGCGGGCTGGTGCCGCTCGACGCCGGGGCCGCGCCCCGACTGCTGGTCACCGGAACGGATCCGGTCTCCCCCACCGCCGGCACCGGACCGCCCACGGTCGTGCTGGCCCGGGAGTTGACCGCGCTGGGCTGTCGGGCCGCGGCGGTGGCGCCGGCGCGCGCGGCCGCCGCGGCGCCGGGGCACGCGGCGGTGCTGGTGTGCACGTACAACGTCCCGGAGGAGGGCGGTACGCAGCGCACCCTGGTGGCCGACCTGCTCGCCACCGGTGTCCCGGTGATTCTGGTGGCGCTCCGCAATCCCTACGACTCGGCCCGCCTGCCGGCCTGCGCGGCGGAGCTGGCCACGTACTCCTGGGGGGACGCGGAAATGCGCGCGGCGGCCCGGGTCCTCACCGGGGCGGCCCGGCCCGAGGGCCGCCTGCCCGTTCCGGTACCGGGCCGCTACCCACTGGGCCACGGGTTGACGCTCGACACCTGA
- a CDS encoding LysR family transcriptional regulator, giving the protein MLDLARLRALHAVSVHGSVAGAAAALGYTPSAVSQQIAKLERETRTTLLERRGRGVALTEEARHLADTARELLAIVERAETTLEERRGRPSGLLTVAAFASAARGLLPGVLADLARRHPALDVRLTEVDPHLSVDLVARGVTDLAVAHDWDIAPLPAPEGVEQALIGDDRCDLVVPAGHAFTARETVRRSDLGGQRWVCQPPGRVCHDWLMRTLRTAGFEPDIVHVAEENHTIVALVAAGLGVAVVPRLGTGVLPPGAVAVALEPGPVRRLYALWRTGAARRPAITETVRTLQEHWAASAPRAGGPPAGGPPAPAGRHAPTRPAPPGRQG; this is encoded by the coding sequence ATGCTCGATCTCGCCCGGCTGCGCGCACTGCACGCCGTCTCCGTCCACGGCTCGGTCGCGGGCGCGGCGGCCGCCCTCGGCTACACCCCCTCCGCCGTCTCGCAGCAGATCGCCAAGCTGGAACGGGAGACCCGCACCACCCTGCTGGAGCGGCGCGGACGCGGGGTCGCCCTCACCGAGGAGGCCCGCCACCTGGCGGACACCGCACGGGAGTTGCTGGCGATCGTGGAGCGCGCCGAGACCACGTTGGAGGAGCGGCGCGGCCGGCCGAGCGGGCTGCTCACGGTCGCCGCGTTCGCCTCGGCCGCGCGCGGCCTGCTGCCGGGGGTGCTGGCCGATCTGGCCCGCCGTCACCCGGCCCTGGACGTACGCCTGACCGAGGTCGACCCGCACCTGTCCGTCGACCTCGTGGCCCGCGGCGTCACCGATCTGGCCGTGGCCCACGACTGGGACATCGCCCCGCTGCCCGCTCCCGAGGGGGTGGAGCAGGCCCTGATCGGGGACGACCGCTGCGACCTGGTGGTGCCGGCCGGGCATGCCTTCACCGCCCGGGAGACCGTCCGGCGCTCCGACCTCGGCGGTCAGCGCTGGGTGTGCCAGCCGCCCGGAAGGGTCTGCCACGACTGGCTGATGCGGACGCTGCGCACCGCCGGCTTCGAGCCGGACATCGTGCACGTCGCCGAGGAGAACCACACCATCGTCGCCCTGGTCGCGGCCGGTCTCGGGGTGGCGGTCGTCCCCCGGCTGGGCACCGGCGTGCTGCCTCCGGGGGCCGTGGCCGTCGCGCTGGAGCCGGGGCCCGTCCGCAGGCTGTACGCCCTCTGGCGGACCGGCGCCGCCCGCCGCCCGGCCATTACCGAGACGGTCCGCACCCTCCAGGAGCACTGGGCCGCGTCGGCCCCCCGTGCGGGCGGTCCCCCGGCCGGCGGACCGCCCGCACCGGCGGGGCGACACGCCCCGACACGCCCGGCCCCGCCCGGACGGCAGGGGTAG
- a CDS encoding EamA family transporter has translation MRPVHTALAVLVAAVWGFNFVVIEVGLDHFPPLLLSALRFLVAALPAVFFVGPPKVAWKWIVGVGAALGIAKFGLLFTGMDAGMPAGLSSLVLQVQAVFTAVLAAVVLRERPGRARVTGMAVALAGIVVAAVDGGSSGPVLGFTLVVAAAACWGVSNVLTRKASPPDALNFMVWVCTVPVLPLLGLSLLLEGPERDLAALRALDWSGAGVIAYVAWVSTVLGFGAWGYLLRRYPASAVAPFSLLVPVFGMSSAALLLGEQVSGLRWVAAVLLVGGVALTSLAPARPGPRTAARAPVGGAVSAASRPAAADASPAR, from the coding sequence ATGCGTCCCGTACACACCGCACTCGCCGTGCTCGTCGCCGCCGTCTGGGGTTTCAACTTCGTGGTGATCGAGGTCGGACTCGACCACTTCCCGCCCCTGCTGCTGTCCGCGCTGCGCTTTCTCGTCGCCGCCCTGCCCGCCGTGTTCTTCGTCGGGCCGCCCAAGGTCGCCTGGAAGTGGATCGTGGGGGTGGGGGCCGCCCTCGGCATCGCCAAGTTCGGACTGCTCTTCACCGGCATGGACGCGGGCATGCCGGCCGGGCTGTCCTCCCTGGTCCTGCAGGTCCAGGCCGTCTTCACGGCCGTCCTGGCCGCCGTCGTGCTCCGGGAGCGGCCGGGCCGGGCAAGGGTGACCGGGATGGCCGTGGCGCTCGCCGGGATCGTCGTCGCCGCCGTGGACGGGGGAAGCTCCGGGCCGGTGCTCGGCTTCACGCTGGTCGTGGCGGCCGCCGCCTGCTGGGGCGTCTCCAACGTGCTGACCCGCAAGGCATCCCCGCCCGACGCGCTGAACTTCATGGTGTGGGTGTGCACCGTGCCGGTGCTGCCGCTGCTCGGGCTGTCGCTGCTGCTGGAGGGGCCCGAACGCGACCTGGCCGCGCTGCGGGCCCTGGACTGGTCCGGGGCGGGCGTCATCGCCTACGTCGCGTGGGTCTCGACCGTGTTGGGCTTCGGGGCCTGGGGCTACCTGCTGCGCCGCTACCCGGCCTCGGCGGTGGCACCGTTCAGCCTGCTCGTACCGGTCTTCGGGATGTCATCGGCCGCGCTGTTGCTGGGGGAGCAGGTGTCGGGCCTGCGCTGGGTGGCGGCGGTGCTGCTGGTGGGCGGGGTGGCACTGACGTCGCTGGCCCCCGCACGGCCGGGGCCCCGTACGGCCGCCCGCGCGCCGGTCGGCGGGGCCGTCAGCGCGGCGAGCCGTCCTGCAGCGGCAGACGCCAGTCCTGCCCGATGA
- a CDS encoding DUF937 domain-containing protein, producing MSESSLQDDVLGELGDDRLNEIASLLGTDTAGARDTVTTTVGAMTGGLRQQADADDADGAEVRRALAEVAEPPLQGVSTLGGGLGGLLSGGMAGVLARLSRPVADAVAKKTGIPAATVSRVVELLIPVLLAVFAKRAASGRAAGTPAGGAPGAPPAGGGGLGDLLGQVLGGDRK from the coding sequence ATGAGCGAATCCTCATTGCAGGACGACGTGCTGGGCGAGCTCGGTGACGACCGGCTGAACGAGATCGCCTCGCTGCTCGGCACGGACACCGCCGGAGCGCGCGACACGGTGACGACCACGGTCGGGGCGATGACCGGCGGCCTCCGGCAGCAGGCCGACGCCGACGACGCGGACGGCGCGGAGGTCCGCCGGGCCCTCGCCGAGGTCGCCGAGCCCCCGCTGCAGGGCGTGTCCACGCTGGGCGGCGGTCTCGGCGGGCTGCTGAGCGGCGGAATGGCCGGGGTGCTGGCCAGGCTGAGCCGGCCCGTGGCCGACGCCGTCGCGAAGAAGACCGGCATCCCCGCGGCCACCGTCAGCCGGGTCGTCGAGCTGCTGATCCCGGTCCTGCTGGCGGTGTTCGCCAAGCGCGCCGCCTCCGGCCGGGCCGCCGGCACGCCCGCCGGAGGAGCCCCCGGCGCGCCCCCCGCGGGCGGGGGCGGCCTCGGCGACCTGCTGGGCCAGGTCCTCGGCGGCGACAGGAAGTAG
- a CDS encoding ATP-dependent RecD-like DNA helicase yields the protein METDGVRAAVQRAVVEGVLERITYANEESGYTVARVDTGRGAGDLLTVVGSLLGAQPGESLRMEGRWGSHPQYGKQFTVENYRTVLPATIQGIRRYLGSGLIKGIGPKIADRIVEHFGTGTLDVIEAEPKRLIEVPGLGPKRTKLIGAAWEEQKAIKEVMVFLQGVGVSTSIAVRIYKKYGDASISVVNNQPYRLAADVWGIGFLTADRIAQAVGIPHDSPERVKAGLQYALSQSADQGHCFLPEEKLIADGVKLLQVDTGLVIECLAELAADPEGVVRESVPDPQGGPDPLTAVYLVPFHRAELSLVGQVRRLLRAEDDRLPSFQDVDWDKALGWLAGRTGAALAPEQREAVRLALTRRVAVLTGGPGCGKSFTVRSIVELARAKKAKVVLAAPTGRAAKRLSELTGAEASTVHRLLELKPGGDAAYDRDRPLDADLVVVDEASMLDLLLANKLVKAVAPGAHLLLVGDVDQLPSVGAGEVLRDLLAEDGPVPAVRLTRIFRQAQQSGVVTNAHRINTGLPPITDGLPDFFLFPEEDTEAAGVLAVDVAARRIPARFGLDPRRDVQVLAPMHRGPAGAGNLNGLLQQAMTPARPDLPEKRFGGRVFRVGDKVTQIRNNYEKGANGVFNGTVGVVVGLDADEQRLTVRTEEDEEIGYEFSELDELAHAYAVTIHRSQGSEYPAVVIPVTTGAWMMLQRNLLYTAVTRAKKLVVLVGSRKALGQAVRTVSAGRRYTAVAARLSGRIPVGNIT from the coding sequence ATGGAAACGGACGGGGTACGGGCGGCGGTGCAGCGGGCGGTGGTCGAGGGCGTCCTCGAACGCATCACCTACGCCAACGAGGAGAGCGGCTACACCGTCGCCCGCGTCGACACCGGCCGCGGCGCCGGCGACCTGCTCACCGTGGTCGGCTCCCTGCTGGGCGCGCAGCCCGGCGAATCACTGCGCATGGAGGGCCGTTGGGGCTCCCACCCGCAGTACGGCAAGCAGTTCACCGTGGAGAACTACCGGACCGTCCTGCCGGCCACCATCCAGGGCATCCGCCGGTACCTCGGATCCGGCCTGATCAAGGGCATCGGACCCAAGATCGCCGACCGGATCGTGGAGCACTTCGGGACCGGCACGCTCGACGTGATCGAGGCCGAGCCGAAGCGCCTGATCGAGGTCCCCGGGCTGGGGCCCAAGCGGACGAAGCTGATCGGTGCCGCCTGGGAGGAGCAGAAGGCCATCAAGGAGGTCATGGTCTTCCTCCAGGGCGTCGGCGTCTCCACCTCCATCGCCGTGCGCATCTACAAGAAGTACGGCGACGCCTCCATCTCCGTCGTCAACAACCAGCCCTACCGTCTCGCCGCCGACGTGTGGGGCATCGGCTTCCTGACGGCGGACCGCATCGCGCAGGCCGTCGGGATCCCGCACGACAGCCCCGAGCGCGTCAAGGCCGGACTGCAGTACGCGCTGTCCCAATCCGCCGACCAGGGCCACTGCTTCCTGCCCGAGGAGAAGCTCATCGCCGACGGGGTCAAACTGCTCCAGGTCGACACCGGGCTGGTGATCGAGTGCCTGGCCGAGCTCGCCGCCGACCCCGAGGGGGTCGTGCGGGAGTCCGTGCCGGACCCGCAGGGCGGGCCCGACCCGCTGACCGCCGTGTACCTGGTGCCCTTCCACCGGGCCGAGCTGTCCCTGGTCGGGCAGGTGCGCCGGCTCCTGCGCGCCGAGGACGACCGGCTGCCGTCCTTCCAGGACGTGGACTGGGACAAGGCCCTCGGCTGGCTCGCCGGGCGTACCGGGGCCGCGCTCGCCCCCGAGCAGCGGGAGGCGGTCAGGCTGGCGCTGACCCGCCGGGTCGCCGTCCTCACCGGCGGGCCCGGCTGCGGCAAGTCCTTCACCGTGCGCTCCATCGTCGAGCTGGCCCGGGCGAAGAAGGCCAAGGTGGTGCTGGCCGCGCCCACCGGACGGGCCGCGAAGCGGCTGTCGGAGCTCACCGGGGCCGAGGCCTCCACGGTGCACCGGCTGCTGGAGCTCAAACCGGGCGGGGACGCCGCGTACGACCGGGACCGGCCGCTGGACGCCGACCTGGTCGTGGTCGACGAGGCCTCGATGCTGGACCTGCTGCTGGCCAACAAGCTGGTCAAGGCGGTGGCCCCGGGGGCCCACCTGCTGCTGGTGGGGGATGTGGACCAGCTGCCGTCGGTGGGCGCGGGGGAGGTGCTGAGGGACCTGCTGGCCGAGGACGGCCCGGTGCCCGCGGTGCGCCTGACCCGGATCTTCCGGCAGGCCCAGCAGTCCGGCGTGGTCACCAACGCGCACCGCATCAACACCGGGCTGCCGCCGATCACCGACGGGCTGCCGGACTTCTTCCTCTTCCCCGAGGAGGACACCGAGGCGGCGGGCGTGCTCGCCGTGGACGTGGCGGCCCGCAGGATCCCGGCCAGGTTCGGCCTCGATCCCCGGCGGGACGTCCAGGTGCTCGCACCCATGCACCGCGGCCCGGCGGGCGCCGGGAACCTCAACGGGCTGCTCCAGCAGGCGATGACGCCGGCCCGCCCCGACCTGCCGGAGAAGCGCTTCGGCGGCCGGGTCTTCCGGGTGGGCGACAAGGTCACCCAGATCCGCAACAACTACGAGAAGGGGGCCAACGGCGTCTTCAACGGCACCGTCGGGGTGGTCGTCGGCCTGGACGCGGACGAACAGCGCCTGACGGTGCGGACGGAGGAGGACGAGGAGATCGGCTACGAGTTCTCCGAGCTCGACGAGCTGGCCCACGCCTACGCCGTCACCATCCACCGCTCCCAGGGAAGTGAATATCCCGCCGTGGTGATCCCGGTCACCACCGGGGCTTGGATGATGCTCCAGCGCAATCTGCTCTACACGGCGGTGACCAGGGCGAAGAAGCTGGTCGTCCTCGTCGGGTCCCGAAAGGCTCTCGGTCAGGCCGTGCGGACCGTTTCCGCAGGTAGGAGGTACACGGCGGTGGCGGCGCGGCTCTCCGGCCGCATACCGGTGGGAAACATCACCTAA
- a CDS encoding citrate synthase — MSDNSVVLRYADGEYTYPVVESTVGDQGFDISKLRAQTGLVTLDSGYGNTAAYKSAITYLDGEQGILRYRGYPIEQLAERSSFIEVAYLLINGELPTVDELASFRNEITQHTLLHEDVKRFYDGFPRDAHPMAMLSSVVSALSTFYQDSHNPFDEKQRHLSTIRLLAKLPTIAAYAYKKSVGHPVVYPRNDLSYVENFLRMTFSVPAQEYDLDPVVVSALDKLLILHADHEQNCSTSTVRLVGSSQANMFASISAGISALWGPLHGGANQSVLEMLEGIKNDGGDVDAFIRKVKNKEDGVRLMGFGHRVYKSFDPRAKIIKAAAHDVLSALGKSDELLDIALKLEEHALADEYFVSRNLYPNVDFYTGLIYRAMGFPTEMFTVLFALGRLPGWIAQWQEMIKEPGSRIGRPRQIYTGEVLRDFVPVEAR, encoded by the coding sequence GTGAGCGACAACTCTGTAGTACTCCGGTACGCGGACGGCGAATACACCTACCCGGTGGTGGAGAGCACCGTCGGCGACCAGGGCTTCGACATCTCGAAGCTGCGGGCCCAGACCGGGCTCGTGACGTTGGACAGTGGCTACGGCAACACCGCCGCCTACAAGTCCGCGATCACCTACCTCGACGGTGAGCAGGGCATCCTGCGCTACCGCGGCTACCCGATCGAGCAGCTGGCCGAGCGTTCGTCCTTCATCGAGGTGGCCTACCTGCTGATCAACGGTGAGCTGCCCACCGTCGACGAGCTCGCGTCCTTCCGCAACGAGATCACCCAGCACACGCTGCTCCACGAGGACGTGAAGCGCTTCTACGACGGCTTCCCGCGCGACGCCCACCCGATGGCCATGCTGTCGTCCGTGGTCAGCGCGCTGTCCACGTTCTACCAGGACAGCCACAACCCGTTCGACGAGAAGCAGCGCCACCTCTCGACGATCCGCCTGCTGGCCAAGCTCCCGACGATCGCGGCCTACGCGTACAAGAAGTCGGTCGGCCACCCGGTGGTCTACCCGCGCAACGACCTCAGCTACGTCGAGAACTTCCTGCGCATGACCTTCTCCGTGCCGGCTCAGGAGTACGACCTGGACCCGGTCGTCGTCTCCGCGCTCGACAAGCTGCTGATCCTGCACGCGGACCACGAGCAGAACTGCTCCACCTCCACGGTGCGCCTGGTCGGCTCCTCGCAGGCGAACATGTTCGCCTCGATCTCCGCCGGCATCTCGGCCCTGTGGGGTCCGCTGCACGGTGGTGCCAACCAGTCCGTCCTCGAGATGCTGGAAGGCATCAAGAACGACGGCGGCGACGTCGACGCCTTCATCCGCAAGGTGAAGAACAAGGAGGACGGCGTCCGCCTGATGGGCTTCGGGCACCGCGTCTACAAGAGCTTCGACCCCCGGGCGAAGATCATCAAGGCGGCGGCGCACGATGTCCTCTCGGCGCTCGGCAAGAGCGACGAGCTGCTCGACATCGCGCTCAAGCTGGAGGAGCACGCGCTCGCCGACGAGTACTTCGTCTCGCGCAACCTCTACCCGAACGTGGACTTCTACACCGGTCTGATCTACCGGGCCATGGGCTTCCCCACCGAGATGTTCACCGTGCTCTTCGCGCTCGGCCGCCTCCCGGGCTGGATCGCCCAGTGGCAGGAAATGATCAAGGAGCCGGGTTCCCGCATCGGGCGCCCCCGCCAGATCTACACGGGCGAGGTCCTGCGCGACTTCGTTCCCGTCGAGGCCCGCTGA